In Nicotiana tabacum cultivar K326 chromosome 19, ASM71507v2, whole genome shotgun sequence, one DNA window encodes the following:
- the LOC107790910 gene encoding serine/threonine-protein kinase SRK2E isoform X1, producing MDRVAMAVGAGMDVPIMHDSDRYELVKDIGSGNFGVARLMRDRQTNELVAVKYIERGEKIDENVKREIINHRSLRHPNIVRFKEVILTPTHLAIVMEYASGGELFERICNAGRFSEDEARFFFQQLISGVSFCHAMQVCHRDLKLENTLLDGSPAPRLKICDFGYSKSSVLHSQPKSTVGTPAYIAPEVLLKKEYDGKIADVWSCGVTLYVMLVGAYPFEDPEEPKIFRKTIQRILNVQYSIPDYVHISPECRHLISRIFVADPAKRITIPEIKNHEWFLRNLPADLMDDNMTNNQFEEPDQRMQSIDEIMQIITEATIPAAGTNSLNHYLTGILDIDDDMEEDMESDPDLDIDSSGEIVYAM from the exons ATGGATCGGGTGGCAATGGCAGTAGGAGCAGGGATGGACGTGCCGATCATGCACGATAGTGATAGATACGAGCTAGTAAAGGATATTGGTTCTGGGAATTTTGGAGTGGCAAGGCTTATGAGGGACAGGCAAACTAATGAGCTTGTTGCTGTTAAGTATATCGAGAGAGGTGAGAAG ATTGATGAAAATGTTAAGAGAGAAATCATCAACCATAGATCATTGAGGCACCCTAACATAGTCAGATTCAAAGAG GTCATATTGACACCAACTCATTTGGCTATAGTGATGGAATACGCATCTGGAGGAGAACTGTTTGAGCGCATATGCAATGCAGGCCGTTTCAGCGAGGAtgag GCACGGTTTTTCTTCCAACAACTCATATCAGGGGTCAGCTTCTGTCACGCCATG CAAGTATGCCACAGAGACTTGAAACTGGAGAATACATTATTGGATGGCAGCCCTGCACCAAGGCTAAAGATTTGTGATTTTGGATATTCTAAG TCCTCGGTGTTGCATTCACAACCAAAGTCAACTGTTGGTACACCTGCATATATTGCTCCTGAAGTGTTATTGAAGAAAGAATATGATGGGAAG ATTGCAGATGTCTGGTCTTGTGGGGTGACTTTGTATGTCATGCTGGTAGGAGCATACCCTTTTGAAGACCCAGAGGAGCCTAAAATTTTTCGCAAGACAATACAG CGAATCTTGAATGTACAGTATTCAATTCCAGATTATGTACATATCTCTCCAGAATGTCGTCATCTAATATCAAGGATTTTTGTTGCTGATCCTGCAAAG AGGATAACGATCCCTGAGATCAAGAACCATGAGTGGTTCTTGAGGAACCTTCCTGCAGATCTCATGGATGATAATATGACAAACAATCAGTTTGAGGAGCCAGATCAACGTATGCAGAGCATTGACGAAATCATGCAGATAATAACTGAGGCCACCATTCCTGCTGCTGGGACCAACAGCCTTAATCATTACCTTACTGGTATCTTGGACATTGATGATGACATGGAAGAAGACATGGAGAGTGACCCTGACCTTGATATTGATAGCAGCGGAGAGATTGTCTATGCAATGTAA
- the LOC107790910 gene encoding serine/threonine-protein kinase SRK2E isoform X2: MDVPIMHDSDRYELVKDIGSGNFGVARLMRDRQTNELVAVKYIERGEKIDENVKREIINHRSLRHPNIVRFKEVILTPTHLAIVMEYASGGELFERICNAGRFSEDEARFFFQQLISGVSFCHAMQVCHRDLKLENTLLDGSPAPRLKICDFGYSKSSVLHSQPKSTVGTPAYIAPEVLLKKEYDGKIADVWSCGVTLYVMLVGAYPFEDPEEPKIFRKTIQRILNVQYSIPDYVHISPECRHLISRIFVADPAKRITIPEIKNHEWFLRNLPADLMDDNMTNNQFEEPDQRMQSIDEIMQIITEATIPAAGTNSLNHYLTGILDIDDDMEEDMESDPDLDIDSSGEIVYAM; this comes from the exons ATGGACGTGCCGATCATGCACGATAGTGATAGATACGAGCTAGTAAAGGATATTGGTTCTGGGAATTTTGGAGTGGCAAGGCTTATGAGGGACAGGCAAACTAATGAGCTTGTTGCTGTTAAGTATATCGAGAGAGGTGAGAAG ATTGATGAAAATGTTAAGAGAGAAATCATCAACCATAGATCATTGAGGCACCCTAACATAGTCAGATTCAAAGAG GTCATATTGACACCAACTCATTTGGCTATAGTGATGGAATACGCATCTGGAGGAGAACTGTTTGAGCGCATATGCAATGCAGGCCGTTTCAGCGAGGAtgag GCACGGTTTTTCTTCCAACAACTCATATCAGGGGTCAGCTTCTGTCACGCCATG CAAGTATGCCACAGAGACTTGAAACTGGAGAATACATTATTGGATGGCAGCCCTGCACCAAGGCTAAAGATTTGTGATTTTGGATATTCTAAG TCCTCGGTGTTGCATTCACAACCAAAGTCAACTGTTGGTACACCTGCATATATTGCTCCTGAAGTGTTATTGAAGAAAGAATATGATGGGAAG ATTGCAGATGTCTGGTCTTGTGGGGTGACTTTGTATGTCATGCTGGTAGGAGCATACCCTTTTGAAGACCCAGAGGAGCCTAAAATTTTTCGCAAGACAATACAG CGAATCTTGAATGTACAGTATTCAATTCCAGATTATGTACATATCTCTCCAGAATGTCGTCATCTAATATCAAGGATTTTTGTTGCTGATCCTGCAAAG AGGATAACGATCCCTGAGATCAAGAACCATGAGTGGTTCTTGAGGAACCTTCCTGCAGATCTCATGGATGATAATATGACAAACAATCAGTTTGAGGAGCCAGATCAACGTATGCAGAGCATTGACGAAATCATGCAGATAATAACTGAGGCCACCATTCCTGCTGCTGGGACCAACAGCCTTAATCATTACCTTACTGGTATCTTGGACATTGATGATGACATGGAAGAAGACATGGAGAGTGACCCTGACCTTGATATTGATAGCAGCGGAGAGATTGTCTATGCAATGTAA
- the LOC107790910 gene encoding serine/threonine-protein kinase SRK2E isoform X3 has translation MSLLLLSISREIDENVKREIINHRSLRHPNIVRFKEVILTPTHLAIVMEYASGGELFERICNAGRFSEDEARFFFQQLISGVSFCHAMQVCHRDLKLENTLLDGSPAPRLKICDFGYSKSSVLHSQPKSTVGTPAYIAPEVLLKKEYDGKIADVWSCGVTLYVMLVGAYPFEDPEEPKIFRKTIQRILNVQYSIPDYVHISPECRHLISRIFVADPAKRITIPEIKNHEWFLRNLPADLMDDNMTNNQFEEPDQRMQSIDEIMQIITEATIPAAGTNSLNHYLTGILDIDDDMEEDMESDPDLDIDSSGEIVYAM, from the exons ATGAGCTTGTTGCTGTTAAGTATATCGAGAGAG ATTGATGAAAATGTTAAGAGAGAAATCATCAACCATAGATCATTGAGGCACCCTAACATAGTCAGATTCAAAGAG GTCATATTGACACCAACTCATTTGGCTATAGTGATGGAATACGCATCTGGAGGAGAACTGTTTGAGCGCATATGCAATGCAGGCCGTTTCAGCGAGGAtgag GCACGGTTTTTCTTCCAACAACTCATATCAGGGGTCAGCTTCTGTCACGCCATG CAAGTATGCCACAGAGACTTGAAACTGGAGAATACATTATTGGATGGCAGCCCTGCACCAAGGCTAAAGATTTGTGATTTTGGATATTCTAAG TCCTCGGTGTTGCATTCACAACCAAAGTCAACTGTTGGTACACCTGCATATATTGCTCCTGAAGTGTTATTGAAGAAAGAATATGATGGGAAG ATTGCAGATGTCTGGTCTTGTGGGGTGACTTTGTATGTCATGCTGGTAGGAGCATACCCTTTTGAAGACCCAGAGGAGCCTAAAATTTTTCGCAAGACAATACAG CGAATCTTGAATGTACAGTATTCAATTCCAGATTATGTACATATCTCTCCAGAATGTCGTCATCTAATATCAAGGATTTTTGTTGCTGATCCTGCAAAG AGGATAACGATCCCTGAGATCAAGAACCATGAGTGGTTCTTGAGGAACCTTCCTGCAGATCTCATGGATGATAATATGACAAACAATCAGTTTGAGGAGCCAGATCAACGTATGCAGAGCATTGACGAAATCATGCAGATAATAACTGAGGCCACCATTCCTGCTGCTGGGACCAACAGCCTTAATCATTACCTTACTGGTATCTTGGACATTGATGATGACATGGAAGAAGACATGGAGAGTGACCCTGACCTTGATATTGATAGCAGCGGAGAGATTGTCTATGCAATGTAA